From Betaproteobacteria bacterium, a single genomic window includes:
- a CDS encoding ABC transporter ATP-binding protein, giving the protein MLLQTTKLNAFYGDFQALFGIDFELDAGEIVAIIGANGAGKSTFLKTVTGLLASSPEAVRFDGHAVGGRAPGKIVAAGIAMVPEGRRLFPSLSVEENLRMGAYSGRRGRWTLDTVYELFPMLKEKCHAPSTSLSGGQQQMVAIGRALMSNPKLLLCDETSLGLAPIVVKDIYDALAKVSAEGLSTIIVEQDVGLAQRASSRLYCFQEGRVSLSGRSEELSREQISHAYFGV; this is encoded by the coding sequence ATGCTGCTACAAACCACCAAACTAAACGCTTTCTACGGGGACTTTCAAGCCCTCTTCGGGATCGATTTCGAGCTGGATGCGGGCGAGATCGTGGCCATCATCGGGGCGAACGGGGCGGGGAAATCCACGTTCTTGAAGACGGTGACGGGACTGCTGGCATCATCGCCGGAAGCCGTGCGCTTCGACGGGCACGCCGTGGGTGGGCGCGCACCGGGGAAGATCGTGGCGGCGGGCATCGCCATGGTGCCCGAAGGGCGGCGGCTGTTTCCCAGTTTGAGTGTCGAGGAAAATCTGCGCATGGGGGCCTACAGCGGGCGGCGCGGGCGCTGGACGCTCGATACGGTGTATGAATTGTTTCCCATGCTGAAGGAGAAGTGCCACGCTCCCAGCACGTCGCTTTCCGGCGGCCAGCAGCAGATGGTGGCGATTGGCCGGGCGCTCATGTCGAACCCTAAGTTATTACTGTGCGATGAGACTTCCCTGGGGCTTGCGCCCATCGTGGTAAAGGACATTTATGACGCGCTCGCGAAAGTCTCCGCGGAAGGGTTGAGCACCATCATCGTCGAGCAAGACGTCGGCCTCGCGCAGCGAGCGTCGAGCCGTTTGTATTGCTTCCAGGAAGGCCGTGTGTCGCTTTCGGGGCGCTCGGAAGAACTCTCGCGCGAGCAAATCTCCCATGCCTACTTCGGTGTTTGA
- a CDS encoding branched-chain amino acid ABC transporter permease, with the protein MNWVDTILQGVMLGGLYALFAVGQSLLLGVMRLTNVAHGDFLILGSFAGFALIGGVPGTPLGGFGLNPAVTMLILLPLAASFGYGLQRGVLNGTLGADPMPSLVVTFGLSIVIQNLLLEIFSADNRSISALGVETRSLALGAGIHVGMLPLIIFILALAATVFMEWLFRRTHIGRAFRATSDDYQTAQLMGLDHRHVYALATAIAFALIAVAGMLQGMRTVFAPSDGPGLLLYAFEAVIIGGLGSFWGSFAGGIILGVSQSVGFRIDPGWGILIGHVVFLAMLMIRPSGLFPKTR; encoded by the coding sequence CTGAATTGGGTAGACACCATTTTGCAAGGCGTCATGCTGGGCGGGCTCTACGCACTCTTCGCCGTGGGGCAATCGCTTCTATTGGGCGTGATGCGGCTCACCAACGTGGCGCATGGCGACTTCCTGATCCTAGGCTCCTTCGCCGGATTCGCGCTCATCGGCGGCGTTCCAGGCACGCCGCTCGGCGGGTTCGGGTTGAACCCCGCGGTCACGATGTTGATATTGCTGCCGCTGGCCGCCTCGTTCGGCTACGGATTGCAACGCGGCGTGCTCAATGGGACCCTGGGCGCGGACCCCATGCCGTCGCTGGTGGTGACATTCGGCTTGTCCATCGTCATTCAGAATTTATTGCTGGAGATTTTCTCCGCCGACAATCGCTCCATTAGCGCCCTGGGAGTGGAAACGCGAAGTTTGGCGCTGGGCGCTGGTATTCATGTGGGCATGTTGCCCTTGATCATTTTTATTCTCGCATTGGCCGCAACCGTGTTCATGGAGTGGTTGTTTCGCCGAACGCATATAGGCCGCGCCTTTCGCGCCACGTCGGACGATTACCAGACAGCGCAGTTGATGGGGCTCGATCACCGCCATGTCTACGCTCTGGCCACCGCCATCGCCTTCGCGCTCATTGCCGTGGCGGGAATGCTACAGGGCATGCGCACGGTGTTCGCGCCCTCCGACGGCCCTGGTTTACTGCTCTATGCCTTCGAGGCGGTGATCATTGGCGGCCTGGGTTCTTTTTGGGGAAGCTTCGCTGGAGGCATCATCCTCGGTGTCTCGCAGAGCGTGGGCTTTAGGATTGACCCCGGTTGGGGGATTCTAATTGGCCACGTGGTTTTTCTGGCGATGTTGATGATTCGTCCGAGCGGATTGTTTCCGAAGACACGATGA
- a CDS encoding branched-chain amino acid ABC transporter permease, which produces MNSPGYTVQRATRASQTAAVFAIVLLAAAVTLPWWGTPVAMRSVVEISCYLVFASMWNLLAGYGGMVSIGQQGFLGLGGYFLFVFAQKMGVNPFVCVPLAALAAALVALPTSQFVFRLQGGYFAVGTWVMAEVFRLFFANMSALGGGSGTSLTVMVGIPKATRETITYFLAVGSVVFAIGLVYGLLRSRFGLALTAIRDSERAAESQGIDVKAVKLIVYVLASFGAGLAGALYYLSNLRISPDVAFSVNWTAFSIFIVLIGGIGTIEGPILGALLFWLLNNYLSDYGSWYLVGLGLMAIVVVIKWPRGIWGALSGKFGLQLFPVQRKILWEEGGGRRDEREGGGGRREEG; this is translated from the coding sequence ATGAATTCCCCAGGCTACACTGTCCAACGCGCTACCCGGGCCAGCCAGACCGCCGCCGTATTTGCCATCGTGCTCTTGGCGGCGGCGGTTACGCTCCCGTGGTGGGGAACCCCCGTGGCCATGCGTAGCGTGGTGGAGATCAGTTGCTATCTGGTATTCGCCAGCATGTGGAATTTGCTGGCGGGTTACGGGGGCATGGTGTCCATCGGGCAGCAGGGATTTCTTGGATTGGGCGGTTACTTCCTATTCGTATTCGCGCAGAAGATGGGCGTGAATCCCTTTGTCTGCGTACCGCTGGCGGCACTCGCCGCCGCGCTCGTCGCGCTGCCCACTTCGCAGTTCGTGTTTCGGCTACAAGGCGGGTATTTCGCGGTAGGCACCTGGGTGATGGCGGAAGTGTTCCGCTTGTTCTTCGCCAACATGTCGGCGCTGGGCGGTGGGTCGGGCACCAGCTTGACGGTCATGGTGGGGATCCCCAAGGCAACACGCGAAACGATCACTTATTTTCTCGCGGTGGGTAGTGTCGTGTTCGCCATAGGACTGGTGTACGGGCTGCTACGCTCGCGCTTCGGTTTGGCTTTGACCGCCATACGCGACAGCGAACGCGCCGCGGAAAGCCAAGGCATCGACGTGAAGGCCGTTAAACTCATTGTCTACGTGCTGGCCAGTTTCGGTGCCGGATTGGCGGGCGCGCTCTATTACTTGAGCAACCTGCGCATATCGCCGGACGTGGCCTTCAGCGTGAATTGGACCGCGTTCTCCATTTTCATCGTGTTGATCGGCGGCATCGGCACCATCGAAGGCCCCATCCTTGGCGCGCTGCTGTTCTGGTTGCTGAATAATTATCTTTCCGACTACGGAAGCTGGTATCTCGTCGGCCTAGGCCTCATGGCCATCGTCGTAGTCATCAAGTGGCCGCGCGGAATATGGGGCGCCTTGTCGGGAAAGTTTGGATTACAGTTGTTTCCGGTGCAAAGAAAGATTCTGTGGGAGGAGGGAGGAGGGAGGAGGGACGAGCGGGAGGGGGGAGGAGGGAGGAGGGAGGAGGGGTGA
- the pcaF gene encoding 3-oxoadipyl-CoA thiolase, whose protein sequence is MNDAYICDAIRTPFGRYGGALSSIRTDDLAAHPIKALMARNAGVDWSKVDDVIYGCVNQAGEDNRNVARMASLLAGLPVEVPGATINRLCGSSMDALGTAARALRCGEADLMIAGGVESMSRAPYVVSKADSAFSRSMKMEDTTIGWRFVNPLMKARHGIDSMPETAENVAVDFKVSRADQDAFAFRSQQRYAAAKREGFFAREIMNIALPQKKGEPVIIKDDEHPRETSLEALAKLKGVVKDDGSVTAGNASGVNDGACALLLASAQGAKAHGLKPRAKILAMATAGVPPRIMGFGPSPAMRKVLAKTGLKLSEMSVVELNEAFAAQVLAALRDHSVADDAAHVNPNGGAIAVGHPLGASGARLVMTALHQLERIQGRYALCTMCIGVGQGIAVIIERI, encoded by the coding sequence ATGAACGACGCCTACATCTGCGACGCCATTCGCACTCCCTTCGGCCGCTACGGCGGAGCGCTTTCTTCCATTCGCACGGACGACTTGGCCGCGCATCCCATCAAGGCGTTGATGGCGCGCAACGCTGGTGTGGATTGGTCCAAGGTGGATGATGTCATTTACGGTTGCGTGAACCAGGCGGGTGAAGATAACCGCAACGTCGCGCGCATGGCGAGTCTGCTGGCGGGGTTGCCAGTGGAGGTGCCTGGTGCCACCATCAACCGGCTATGCGGTTCAAGCATGGATGCCTTGGGAACGGCAGCGCGCGCGCTGCGCTGTGGCGAGGCGGATCTCATGATCGCCGGTGGCGTGGAGAGCATGTCGCGCGCACCCTATGTCGTGAGCAAGGCGGACTCGGCGTTCTCGCGTTCGATGAAGATGGAGGACACCACCATCGGCTGGCGCTTCGTCAACCCGCTCATGAAAGCACGCCATGGCATAGACAGCATGCCAGAGACGGCGGAGAACGTCGCCGTGGATTTCAAGGTCTCGCGTGCTGACCAGGACGCCTTTGCCTTTCGCAGCCAGCAGCGTTACGCCGCGGCCAAGCGAGAGGGATTCTTCGCCCGAGAGATCATGAACATCGCGCTTCCGCAAAAAAAGGGCGAACCGGTCATCATCAAGGACGACGAGCATCCGCGCGAGACCTCGCTGGAGGCACTGGCGAAGTTGAAGGGCGTGGTGAAGGACGACGGATCGGTCACCGCGGGCAATGCTTCGGGTGTGAACGACGGCGCCTGCGCCTTGTTGCTGGCAAGCGCGCAAGGGGCCAAGGCCCATGGGTTGAAACCCCGCGCAAAAATCCTCGCCATGGCCACGGCGGGTGTGCCGCCTCGCATCATGGGCTTCGGGCCCTCACCGGCGATGCGCAAAGTGCTCGCCAAGACCGGACTCAAGTTGAGCGAAATGAGCGTGGTCGAATTGAACGAAGCTTTCGCCGCCCAGGTGTTGGCGGCGCTGCGCGATCACAGTGTCGCGGACGACGCCGCTCACGTCAACCCCAACGGTGGCGCCATCGCCGTGGGTCATCCGTTGGGGGCTAGCGGAGCCCGGTTGGTGATGACCGCGCTTCACCAGCTCGAACGGATTCAAGGCCGCTATGCGCTGTGCACCATGTGCATCGGGGTGGGGCAGGGCATCGCCGTGATCATCGAGCGCATTTAG